TGAACCTGTACCGCGAGAATTTTGCCAATACCTTCATCCAGTCGACCAACCAAGTCACGGGCATTTCCACCACGTCCAATGGCGGCAGTTCACGTTACGAAGGTGCAGAGCTCGACCTGCAGGACAGCCTGAAGACCCGCTTCGGCGGCTTCAGCATCTACGGCAACCTGGCCGAGAACAAGGCCTATTTCACTTCCGACTTCACCGTAGCCAACAGCTCCGGCGTGGCCGCGACCGCGGGGCAGGATGTCCACTCCGGACAACCGCTTGCCGGCGTGCCCAAGCATCTGGCGAACCTCGGCATCGGCTGGAAGTGGCAGGGCTGGCGCGTCAATGTGAGCGAGCACTACTCCGGTTCGCAGTACGTGAATGAATACAACGCCGGTGTGCCTTCGGCTGAAACCATCCCCAGCTATGCGGTGACCAACCTGACCGTGCGCGACACCGTGCATATCGGCGACGGCATGCTGAAGGACGTGAAGCTCGCGCTGTATGTCGACAACGTGCTGGACCGCCACTACTACACCTTCGGCTACGGCGACTTCATGTCCGACAACACGCCGTTCGTCCGTGCCATCTACGAAGAGCCCAGGGCCTATTTCGCCTCGGCGACGGTCGATTTCTGACCGGACTGGGAACAGCAAGGTCAAGCTGGTCGATCAAGGAGCCGCTCTGCATGAGCGGCTCCTTGTTTGTGTCGCAGTCACCGTGTCGACTCCCCGTAAATCAGTGCCAAGCTAAATTAGAGGTTGCCGGGTCGTTCTGAAGTCGGAATTCGACGGGCGTGAGCCCGTCGAGGCTGTCGTGGGGAATCTCGTTGTTGTAGTCGGCCAGCCACCGTTCCGCGTGCTCACGTACTTCGGTGAGCGTGCGGAAGATGTACATGTCGAGCACGCCACGGCGGAAGCTGCCGTTGAAACGCTCGATGAAGCCGTTTTGCATGGGCCTGCCGGGCTCGATGAAGTCCAGAATGATGCCTTTGCGCTCGGCCCATTCGGCCAGCGCCAGTGCGATGAATTCCGGCCCGTTGTCCAGGCGAAGCTTGGCCGGATAGCCGCGCCAGGCCGCAATCCGCTCCAGCGTGCGGATGACACGCGTGGCGGGCAGGTTGAGGTCGACCTCGACGGCCAGTGCTTCGCGACTGAAGTCGTCAATCACGTTGAACGTCCGGAAGCGACGACCGTCCCACAGGGCGTCGGACATGAAGTCGATCGACCAGCTAGCGTTGATCTGCTCGCCAGCCACCAAGGGCATCGGATGCCGGTCCGGTACACGCTTCTTGCCGCGTCGGCGGCGATTGAGTTGCATCAGGCAATACACGCGCCACACCCTCTTGTGGTTCCACACCAGACCGCGGCGTCGAATCAGCTGAAACAGCTTGCCGAAGCCACGCTCTGGAAACCGTTCCGCCAGTTCAGCGAGCAGCGCAATCACTTCCTCGTCCCGATCCGGTCGGCGGCGGTAACGCGCCGTTGATCGCGACAAGCCCATCGCCAGACAGGCCCGGCGCTCGCTCCAGCCGTAGTGATTCATCAACCACGTCAGCAGCGGGCGCTTGTGCGCCGGGTCTACAACTTTTTTGCAATCAGATCCTTCAGCGCGTGGTTCTCCATCGCCAGCTCGGCATACATCCGCTTGAGCTTGGCGTGCTCCGCCTCGATGTCGCGCAGCCGCTGTATGTCGGACGCTTCCATCCCGCCGTACTTGGACTTCCACACGTAGTACGTGGCGTCCGATATGCCCAACTCGCGGCACACATCTTTGACCTGCCGACCGCCTTCGACCTGCTTCAGCGTCGCGACGATCTGACTTTCGGTGAACTTGCTCTTGCGCATCTTCGGTCTCCTTGGGGCTAGTTTGCCCGGAGACCTCCAGTTATGCCTGGATCAAGATTACGGGGAGTCGACAACCGCGCTATCCGCGAGCTTACCGATGGTCGGGTGTGACCTGGGCCGTGTGCGTGACGATGCCGGTGCGCGCCATCGAGGCGAAAACGTCGGGGCTCACCGCCGCACTGAACAGGAAGCCCTGCATCTCGCTGCAGCCATGGCGTGCCAGCGTGCTGGCTTCCTCGAGTGTCTCGACCCCTTCGGCGACCATCTGATACCCCAGCGCGCGCGCCATCCCGACGATGGCTTGCACGATGGCGTACTGCTTGTGGTTGGAGGGAATGCCGCTGACGAAGCTGCGGTCGATCTTGATGATGTCGAAGTTGTAGCGCGACAGATAGTTCAGGCTGGAATAGCCGGTTCCGAAGTCGTCGATGACCAGGCCCACGCCCAGCGCCTTCAGCTCGATCAGTAGCTCGCGAGCGCGATCCTTGTGGGTGAACATCTGGCTTTCCGTGAACTCGATCTGCAGGCAACCCGGCGGCGCGTTTTCCTCGGCAAGTGCCGAGCGCACGGCATTCAGCACG
This window of the Dyella sp. A6 genome carries:
- a CDS encoding IS3 family transposase (programmed frameshift) yields the protein MRKSKFTESQIVATLKQVEGGRQVKDVCRELGISDATYYVWKSKYGGMEASDIQRLRDIEAEHAKLKRMYAELAMENHALKDLIAKKFVDPAHKRPLLTWLMNHYGWSERRACLAMGLSRSTARYRRRPDRDEEVIALLAELAERFPERGFGKLFQLIRRRGLVWNHKRVWRVYCLMQLNRRRRGKKRVPDRHPMPLVAGEQINASWSIDFMSDALWDGRRFRTFNVIDDFSREALAVEVDLNLPATRVIRTLERIAAWRGYPAKLRLDNGPEFIALALAEWAERKGIILDFIEPGRPMQNGFIERFNGSFRRGVLDMYIFRTLTEVREHAERWLADYNNEIPHDSLDGLTPVEFRLQNDPATSNLAWH